In a single window of the Chondrocystis sp. NIES-4102 genome:
- a CDS encoding gamma-glutamyl phosphate reductase, whose protein sequence is MVVSQITSPSLIEIAQQTRIAAGKLAVLSTAARNFTLEVIAQALEAAEAEILAANELDLKAAEADNIAPALSARLKLGQSKLQAAIAGVRDVAKLSDPLGVNQIHRQLDEGLILKRVTCPLGVLGIIFEARPEALIQITSLAIKSGNGVILKGGKEALNSCQALTKVIHQALENTEVSPSAVQLLTTREEIKQLLELDQYIDLIIPRGSNSFVRYVQDHTRIPVLGHADGICHLYIDKAADLNKAIDITVDAKTHYPAACNAIETLLIHQEIAAEFLPAIATALENQGVELRGDAATCQIIKATPADEHDWQTEYSDLILAIKIVDSVETAIAHINQYGSKHTDGIVTEDHQTATIFQDRVDAAGVYHNCSTRFADGFRYGFGAEVGISTQQMPPRGPVGLEGLVTYKYKMTGNGHIAATYTGDQAKPFTHIDY, encoded by the coding sequence ATGGTTGTCTCCCAGATTACATCTCCTTCATTAATAGAAATCGCCCAACAGACTCGTATAGCTGCAGGAAAACTGGCAGTATTATCCACAGCAGCCAGAAACTTCACTTTAGAAGTAATAGCGCAAGCTCTAGAAGCAGCAGAAGCAGAAATATTAGCAGCTAATGAACTAGATCTAAAAGCAGCAGAAGCGGATAATATTGCCCCTGCCCTATCTGCAAGATTAAAATTAGGACAGTCTAAACTGCAAGCTGCGATCGCTGGTGTTAGAGATGTCGCTAAATTAAGTGATCCTCTGGGAGTAAATCAGATTCATCGCCAATTAGATGAAGGTTTGATTTTAAAACGGGTTACTTGTCCTTTAGGAGTGTTAGGCATTATCTTTGAAGCTCGTCCTGAAGCTTTGATTCAAATTACCAGCTTGGCTATAAAATCGGGTAATGGTGTAATTCTTAAAGGTGGCAAAGAAGCCCTTAATTCCTGTCAAGCATTAACTAAAGTCATTCATCAAGCACTAGAAAATACAGAGGTTTCTCCCTCTGCGGTGCAATTGTTAACCACTAGAGAAGAAATTAAACAGCTATTAGAGTTAGATCAATATATAGATTTAATTATTCCTAGAGGCTCAAATTCCTTTGTGCGCTATGTTCAAGATCATACACGCATCCCTGTATTAGGTCATGCAGATGGTATTTGTCATTTATATATCGATAAAGCAGCAGATTTAAATAAAGCTATTGATATTACTGTGGATGCTAAAACTCATTATCCAGCAGCCTGCAATGCGATTGAAACATTACTAATACATCAAGAGATTGCAGCCGAATTTCTACCAGCGATCGCAACTGCCTTAGAAAATCAGGGAGTAGAGCTTAGAGGAGATGCAGCAACTTGTCAAATAATCAAAGCAACTCCTGCGGATGAGCATGACTGGCAAACGGAATATAGTGATTTAATATTAGCAATTAAGATAGTAGATTCTGTAGAAACGGCGATCGCTCACATCAATCAATATGGGTCAAAACATACTGATGGGATCGTTACCGAAGATCATCAAACTGCAACTATATTTCAAGATCGAGTTGATGCTGCTGGAGTTTATCATAACTGTTCTACTCGCTTTGCGGATGGTTTTCGTTATGGGTTTGGGGCAGAAGTAGGTATTAGTACTCAACAGATGCCTCCCCGTGGGCCTGTAGGTTTGGAGGGTTTAGTAACCTATAAATATAAAATGACGGGGAATGGTCATATTGCAGCTACCTATACAGGGGATCAAGCTAAACCTTTTACCCATATTGATTACTAA
- the ppk2 gene encoding polyphosphate kinase 2, translated as MGKKELNYEVKTKKKKKDKTKSEKISKKDYEKELAKLQIELVKLQRWVQDKGLKIVVIVEGRDAAGKGGAIKRISECLNPRVCRIAALGTPSDREKTQWYFQRYVPYLPAAGEMVLFDRSWYNRAGVEKVMGFCTYEEYNEFLRSCPQFEMMIQRSGIILLKYWFSVSDQEQEKRFQDRIKDPTKRWKISPMDLKAREKWVDYSRAKDDMFAATDMPEAPWYVVEADDKKRARLNFISHLLNSIPYEDLPPQEIKLPPRQKEIEYERPPMETQKFVPAKY; from the coding sequence ATGGGTAAAAAAGAGCTAAACTATGAAGTAAAAACAAAAAAGAAAAAAAAAGATAAAACTAAATCGGAAAAAATTAGCAAAAAAGATTACGAAAAAGAATTAGCTAAACTACAAATAGAGCTAGTAAAATTGCAAAGATGGGTACAAGACAAAGGTCTAAAAATAGTAGTAATCGTTGAAGGCAGAGATGCAGCAGGGAAAGGTGGAGCGATTAAACGAATTAGCGAATGTTTAAACCCCCGTGTCTGTAGAATTGCAGCGTTAGGCACACCAAGCGATCGCGAAAAAACTCAATGGTATTTTCAAAGATATGTCCCCTATCTACCAGCAGCAGGGGAAATGGTCTTATTTGACCGTAGTTGGTATAATCGGGCTGGGGTTGAAAAAGTTATGGGTTTTTGCACCTATGAGGAGTATAACGAATTCTTGCGCTCTTGTCCTCAGTTTGAAATGATGATTCAGCGATCGGGAATAATTTTATTGAAGTATTGGTTTTCCGTCAGCGATCAAGAGCAGGAAAAACGCTTTCAAGATCGAATTAAAGACCCTACCAAACGCTGGAAAATTAGCCCGATGGATTTAAAAGCTAGGGAAAAATGGGTAGACTATTCTAGAGCTAAAGATGATATGTTTGCAGCTACTGATATGCCTGAAGCACCTTGGTATGTAGTTGAAGCGGATGATAAAAAAAGAGCCAGATTAAATTTTATTAGTCATCTTTTAAATAGTATTCCCTATGAGGACTTACCACCCCAAGAAATAAAACTACCCCCGCGTCAGAAAGAAATCGAATATGAGCGTCCACCGATGGAAACTCAGAAATTTGTCCCAGCTAAATATTAA